ATGTTAGTCTCAATAAAGGTCGTCACTAGCTCATAGCAGCcctgaaaacaaataaaatagatgataataaaaaacaaataaacagatgaAAACCAAGAGAGTCagcctgtgtgtttgtgcaagTGCATGTGTATGTTACCTGCTGATAGACTTTGGTGGGCGCTATGGTGGCGTTTCGCAGGTCTGAGGCGTTGCAGTCGGAGATGTTAGCGCAGCAGCTTGGAGGAATTCCATTCACAGGGAAATAAACACTGGAGAACCAGCTGGTGTAGTTCAGAACACCACAACAACGCAACTATAGACAGAGAGAATCCAGACCAGAGGTCACCACAGGTAACAGTAAATCTATCtgcctaacaaccacccagaaaatCTAAGCTACCCCCTAGCAACTTTCTGGAACACATCCCTTGCATCCACCAAGAAAACACTTGCAACACCCAAAATATTTCGGCAACCACCTAGAATAACTTGCtgtagcaatgccctagcaactaccTGGAACTCCTTAGCAATGCCCTAGAAGTTGCTTAACAAGCacccaaaacaccttagcaacaccctgggaACAACCTAGAACATCCTTAGAACTACCTAACAACTAcccagaatattttgaatatttgaataaacTTTATTGGCCAAGTATGCAAAACATACAAGGAATTTGTCACCAGTATGCGCCATTCCACGCATATATGCAATGTACTGTAATAGTTGCAGATACCAAATTCACTGCTtaacaaacaacaacacaacaacaaaagttattaaatataataatatggcACTTAATTACGGTATTACACAAAAAAGAAGAATAAAGATAACATGAGTGTGGAAGTCAGATTTAAAATCTTTATAGCTACCAGAAAAAGCTATTCTGATGTCTGGCAGTTGTCGTTTTAACCAGTCTGTAATGCCTTCCAGAAGGGAGAAATCTGAATTTGCAGGATGTGAGGGGTCACTAACAATTCTCCCACCCCGTTTCTTGACTTCAGACAGTGTAGATCCTGAAGGGAGGGCAAGTCAGACCCAATGATGCATTCAGCCGTTCTGACTACTCTCTAGGGcgtttcacacttgaaatatttaatatttcattctaaaccccgggtaaacggaatcctgggttagCTTGCTttacactgctcataatttacccagagttaacaattaatcctgggtattcataaactgacgtttcacattgtacatacctaaaccctgggttaatgttcttatttgcatatttgcagcgtcagtgtcattgattggataaatgTAGCACGCGACCTGTTTACATTAGCTCCAGCACTGAGCATCGTCGTATTGCCGAATGTACTAttgagtttatactgaatggacatttcagactataaaaggtaagaatgaaacggtctcttcttcGCTCAAATTGTCGTtgtttctgtcagcatttgacgtttttcctctcaaacactGAATCTACTGATTATATACAATGCACAGTGTTTCCGTGACTTTCTaaagcaggcaaatatgagTATGTGATTGGTTGTCGGTTGCTGAACGTCTatctgtaacattctaacactgcatcgtttcacactgtacaagtttggcactgcAATGTGGGGTTAACAGCACAAAAccagagcagggtttcataaccccgggtaaaaagcggCGCTAACCCTGCTTCTGCTTTGTTTTGCTTCCTTGATTGACAGAGGAAGTACATCCTCTGCTATGCTTTTTTGAAGATTTGGATAATGTTCCACTCTGCAGATGGTACAACCAAGGAACTTGTAGGATTcagtcaaagactatagaaagAGAAAGACGTTTCACTCctattacttatgaatgggagaaactgcaacgtgcaatatggcagaatacaTCCCGCCTTCTAAGTTAAAGAGCCAGTCGCTGATtaataaagtcattgcgtcactgcagctgtcgttagaagctccggtccCCAAAGAAAgctgagactcgcgcttaggactgcacatgcgcattggctcatctagcctgaaaaataagcttttttaatgctatttgagcataagaaacaacatttatggaacagttcatgtcagattttgttgctgatttgaaatatgttatttaattgtgagttcggcaagcagttttgagatttcaggattcctcCGTTCAGATAGatttggtcttggatgcccgaaatagctacctggaggtgttgcaaatatggccgctgagtgagcagactttccttgaaagggagtATGATTCAGTGCTGGTCACAGTACAACCATTAATCCTGTTTGTCTCCAATGGCCGACTCATCTCCATCCCGAATAAGGCCAATGACTGTAGTGTCGTCAGCAAATTTTAAGAACTTGACAGTTGAGTCTGAGGAAGTGCAGTCGTTTGTGTATATGGAAAATAACAGAGGGGAGAGCACGTACCCTTGAGGGGCACCGATGCTGAGGGTGCTTGTGCTGGATGGAAATACCCCCAGTTTTACCTGCTGCGCTCTATTAGTGAGAAAATTTGGCACAGTAAGCTGACTGAGTTTATAGTGAAGAATGTCAGGGATGACTGTATTAAAATCTGTGCTAAAATGCACAGATTTTATGTGCATAAGAAAGTCGAGGTGCTCCAAAATAAAATGCTCAGTGCCACACTGCCACAGACCTATTTGACCTGTATGCGAACTGAAACAGATCCAGCAGGGAGCCTGTAAAGACCTTCAGGTATGCTAATATTTAAgtaatgccctagcaaccacctagaacacccttGCAACTCCCTAACAACTACCCAGAATATCTTAGgaacatcctagcaacaacATCAGAGTACATTAGCATTGCCCTAGCAACTTCCCGGAAAACCTTAGTAACGCCCTAgtaaccatccagaacacccttgCAACTGCCTAACATCTACCCAGATTatcttagcaacaccctagcgaCTACCCAGAACATCAGCTAGCAGTCTATCTGACTGACATTCGAACTATAACCTTCAAGCTCTTAATAGTATTTTAAACGTTCAGTCAAAGCTTTATCCAGCCAATAGCAAAGTTTATCTTTATAAACTCcccttttttttagtttgtaatGCCGATTATGAAAAACATCTTTCCCAGGTATCCATTAAAACACGTCACATTAGATAAACTGATGTTAACCAGTGTTTGAACGTACACTCTTCTGGACTTTGTCCACCGCGATGCTTCTCTCATCCTTGGCGTTATAGTTCTGAACAGCCTCGTTGTACGTCCTCAGAAAGGTGCCTTTGATCTaagggaacacacacacacacacacacacacacacacacacacacactgcatcaGATGTCACCAGAACAAGCCCTCCTAGTGCAAGACAGATGGAGATCCCTGAGACGCATTATGGGTCACTGCCGGAGAACCTGCATGTGCGCGTCTCACCTCATGACGGAAAACAAAGCCCGAGATGCCAGCGACCAGCTCTGCCAGGAAAACCAGAGACAGGAACATGGCATACTACAgacagagagagcgagagacacATTAGGAGCGTCACTTGATGTCCAGTGTAAAACCTGCTTCCTAAAGCTAAACTAGCAGTGGGCTCTCACCAGTTTGAGCATCCATGGACTCCCACGGCATGTGGCGAAGCATCCGAACAGCCCGAACACGATGATGGTAGTCCCGGTCCCGATGAGCACGTAGGGAGCATTGGTGGAGTTTTCAGCGATCAGAGAGATGTATGGACCCAAAATGAACTTCCCCCATAATCCCACTGCCAGCAGGATCGCCCCCGTGAtctagagagaaagaaaaaacacatcTGAACTTTTATTGTTAAACTCTTCTGATGAGTACTTGTACAGCTTTGCTACCATCTAGTGGACAACACGTGATCATAGCAAAACAATTTGATCACAATATGGAAATATTGATCAATAATGATGCCAATTTGAATCATTTGGCATATTTTATTAGCAGCACTGTTATTGTTAACATATATACAacttaaaaatcattttctatatttgaaataatgctgaaatataaatattagtgctgtcaaatcgattaatcgtgattaatcacttCTAAACATACAAGTTTGTAAGAATACACACATTATATGCAAGTAATCGATTTTACAGCACtaattaaatattagattaCCTTAAACTTGAcaatttactgaaataaatttaagttgaagtactaacattttaaaaaagaaaaataactgaaagataaatacatttttaaaaactaataaaaatgacaaatgtacataaatttactaaaatttaaacaaataaataaaatgtaaataaatactgaaaaataaatagtaCTGCCTA
The DNA window shown above is from Ctenopharyngodon idella isolate HZGC_01 chromosome 10, HZGC01, whole genome shotgun sequence and carries:
- the tspan7b gene encoding tetraspanin-7b, which translates into the protein MASRRMETKPVITCLKTLLIVYSFVFWITGAILLAVGLWGKFILGPYISLIAENSTNAPYVLIGTGTTIIVFGLFGCFATCRGSPWMLKLYAMFLSLVFLAELVAGISGFVFRHEIKGTFLRTYNEAVQNYNAKDERSIAVDKVQKSLRCCGVLNYTSWFSSVYFPVNGIPPSCCANISDCNASDLRNATIAPTKVYQQGCYELVTTFIETNMGIIAGVTFGIAFSQLIGMLLACCLSRFITANQYEMV